A stretch of Aythya fuligula isolate bAytFul2 chromosome 1, bAytFul2.pri, whole genome shotgun sequence DNA encodes these proteins:
- the DYRK2 gene encoding dual specificity tyrosine-phosphorylation-regulated kinase 2 isoform X2, with translation MNEHLHVGSHGQIQVQQLFEDNSNKRTVLTTQPNGLTTLGKSGLPVVQDRQSESAHRRQGSSSSLKSTDGTGKVKASVMTPEQAMKQYMQKLTAFEHHEIFCYPEIYFLGPNAKKRQGVIGGPNNGGYDDDQGSYVQVPHDHIAYRYEVLKVIGKGSFGQVVKAYDHKMHQHVALKMVRNEKRFHRQAAEEIRILEHLRKQDKDNNMNVIHMLENFTFRSHICMTFELLSMNLYELIKKNKFQGFSLPLVRKFAHSILQCLDALHKNRIIHCDLKPENILLKQQGRSGIKVIDFGSSCYEHQRVYTYIQSRFYRAPEVILGARYGMPIDMWSLGCILAELLTGYPLLPGEDEGDQLACMIELLGMPSPKLLDSSKRAKNFVSSKGYPRYCTITTLSDGSVILNGGRSRRGKLRGPPESREWGNALKGCDDPLFLDFLKQCLEWDPAIRMTPSQALRHPWLRRRLPKPPTGEKASAKRITESTGAITSISKLPPTSSSASKLRTNLAQMTDANGNIQQRTVLPKLVS, from the coding sequence ATGAATGAGCACCTCCATGTTGGTAGCCATGGACAAATCCAGGTTCAACAGCTGTTTGAAGATAACAGTAACAAGAGGACGGTTCTGACAACGCAGCCGAATGGACTTACAACGCTGGGCAAATCTGGATTGCCAGTGGTTCAGGACAGACAGTCAGAGAGTGCTCACAGACGACAAGGGAGCTCCAGCTCTTTAAAATCTACGGATGGAACAGGGAAGGTGAAAGCCTCCGTTATGACACCAGAGCAGGCAATGAAGCAATACATGCAAAAATTAACAGCTTTTGAGCATCACGAGATTTTTTGCTACCCTGAAATATACTTTTTGGGTCCAAATGCAAAGAAGCGGCAAGGTGTGATTGGTGGTCCAAACAACGGCGGGTACGATGATGACCAGGGGTCTTACGTGCAAGTGCCCCACGATCATATTGCGTACAGATACGAAGTCCTGAAAGTTATAGGGAAAGGAAGCTTTGGGCAGGTGGTGAAGGCCTACGATCACAAGATGCATCAGCATGTGGCACTAAAAATGGTGAGAAATGAAAAGCGTTTCCACCGCCAAGCTGCGGAAGAAATTAGGATTCTGGAGCACCTCCGGAAACAAGATAAGGATAACAACATGAATGTTATTCACATGTTGGAAAACTTCACATTCCGCAGCCATATCTGCATGACATTTGAATTGCTGAGCATGAACCTGTAcgaattaataaagaaaaacaagtttcagGGCTTTAGCCTGCCTTTGGTCCGCAAGTTTGCCCACTCAATTTTACAGTGCTTGGATGCTTTGCACAAAAATAGAATCATTCACTGTGACCTTAAGCCTGAGAACATTCTGTTAAAGCAACAGGGTAGAAGTGGTATTAAAGTGATCGATTTTGGCTCAAGTTGTTACGAGCACCAGCGTGTCTACACTTACATTCAGTCGCGTTTTTACCGTGCGCCTGAAGTCATCCTTGGTGCTCGTTATGGGATGCCCATAGACATGTGGAGCTTGGGGTGTATTCTAGCAGAACTTCTCACCGGTTACCCACTTTTGCCTGGAGAAGATGAAGGAGACCAGCTGGCTTGTATGATCGAGCTATTGGGCATGCCTTCCCCAAAACTCCTGGATTCATCCAAGCGAGCCAAAAACTTTGTGAGCTCGAAGGGTTATCCCCGCTACTGCACCATCACAACCTTGTCTGATGGTTCTGTAATACTTAACGGTGGACGCTCTCGGAGGGGAAAACTACGCGGCCCGCCAGAGAGCAGAGAATGGGGTAATGCATTAAAGGGATGTGATGATCCCCTCTTCCTTGactttttaaaacagtgtttaGAATGGGATCCCGCTATCCGTATGACACCCAGCCAGGCTTTGCGGCATCCCTGGCTAAGGAGACGGTTGCCAAAGCCTCCAACTGGGGAGAAAGCCTCGGCAAAGAGAATTACAGAGAGCACTGGTGCTATAACATCGATTTCCAAGTTACCTCCGACTTCAAGCTCAGCTTCAAAACTGAGGACTAATTTGGCACAGATGACAGATGCCAATGGGAATATTCAGCAAAGAACAGTGTTGCCAAAACTCGTTAGCTGA